Proteins from one Cryptomeria japonica chromosome 4, Sugi_1.0, whole genome shotgun sequence genomic window:
- the LOC131032076 gene encoding uncharacterized protein LOC131032076, which produces MAKYDDEFNASLDLDSLVIVSENACAGMDEAVEFKVPLTVDDVVEFEASPYAATEASWHLSFSEDLHNAERFNQLAVNSLPYYQHNVCTQSAFCKYTKAYSMAAVNSFKTGQILLKRCLGFLRKIEKKRNLTTQMSMQTVPAPPYQHQQAKSGFQNKSTFGHMLAERNRRIKLRQHFSNLCSFLPQNSKKDNYSILANTINNLKELKLRVAKLEQENQILQELVFPNNEERSRGFESTDQPYYLKDEFIYRSNEVTLEQCKDVPSQVNMKVTVQKDQYSCPTSLLIKQLDLMKRKQLEVLSIQTHTEPFQFYSNILLRPNGEAWNVSQWQNFGITVRVSLMGMA; this is translated from the exons ATGGCAAAATACGATGATGAATTCAATGCTAGCTTGGATCTTGATTCTCTTGTTATAGTTAGCGAAAATGCTTGCGCTGGAATGGACGAAGCGGTTGAATTTAAGGTTCCTCTTACTGTGGACGATGTGGTGGAATTTGAGGCCTCACCTTACGCTGCCACTGAAGCTTCCTGGCATTTGAGCTTCTCAGAGGATTTACACAATGCGGAGAGATTTAATCAACTGGCGGTTAATTCCTTGCCCTATTACCAGCACAATGTTTGCACGCAGAGTGCCTTCTGCAAATACACTAAAGCTTATTCAATGGCCGCTGTAAATTCTTTCAAAACTGGTCAGATTTTGCTCAAGAGATGTTTAGGTTTTCTCAGAAAAATCGAAAAGAAGAGGAATTTGACAACGCAGATGTCAATGCAAACTGTTCCTGCTCCTCCTTATCAACACCAGCAAGCAAAATCAGGGTTTCAGAACAAATCGACATTTGGTCACATGTTAGCCGAGCGGAACAGGAGGATCAAATTGAGGCAGCACTTCTCGAATCTTTGTTCTTTCCTGCCTCAAAATTCCAAG AAAGATAACTATTCAATACTGGCAaataccataaacaatctgaagGAATTAAAGCTCCGTGTTGCTAAGCTCgaacaagaaaatcaaatattgcAGGAATTGGTTTTCCCAAATAACGAGGAACGAAGTCGCGGGTTCGAATCAACGGATCAGCCATATTATTTAAAGGACGAATTCATTTATAGAAGCAATGAAGTAACTTTGGAGCAGTGCAAGGACGTCCCCTCCCAAGTAAACATGAAAGTAACTGTACAGAAAGATCAGTATTCCTGCCCAACAAGTCTGCTGATCAAGCAACTAGATctgatgaaaagaaagcaactggAAGTCCTCTCAATCCAAACACATACAGAGCCATTTCAATTTTACTCCAACATTCTTCTGAGACCCAAT GGTGAGGCCTGGAATGTTTCTCAGTGGCAAAATTTTGGCATAACAGTGAGAGTCTCTCTAATGGGAATGGCTTAA